Proteins encoded together in one Candidatus Omnitrophota bacterium window:
- a CDS encoding choice-of-anchor Q domain-containing protein: protein MKRTLVKFVNGFAVLCALALFAGWAEAVTYHVNNTDPSASDSNPGTAALPWLTIQKAANTVVAGDIVIVNPGDYNERISFTQGHSGNAENKIIFRAEPRRSVTIQGFYTLFCNYLRIEGFNITNSNPGNIEGPGILIRSHNVEVVDNYIYEIKGNAAIGGYWGKPWFNNCYIAGNKIYRCQAGIHVQGDNWVVEHNEVERLYEWSTMDPAGGWHFLDCDYSRFFGNNIIISSNHFHGAVLSEVGASHVDGFQTFTRNGEYASNVTIEGNIIEGFFNQGAMIMDEGEGTGYVNNIVIKNNIFKDGVSWGICVMKNVKDVLVANNVFFNIETVVNGHPEGIGVGIREESSGRIYNNIFYSTVTAIGTDATCTVEEDNNLFYDIYSDFPDRAPHDIWNTDPQFLNPADNDFRLLSTSPAIDSGRTVDISTDFEGTSRPQGSRYDIGAYEFAIDDYTPYPILIANLDGDNLGDIVIDFGTDYGIWARYGTGTWALLSSASPEAMASGDIDGNGKDDIVIDFGSDYGIWILGDSGLWTRVSDVDPGSIVTGDLDGDNLGDIVIDFGADYGIWARYGTGTWALLSSATPEAMASGDIDGNGKDDIVIDFGPDYGIWILGDNGLWTRVSDVDPGSIVTGDLDGDNLVDIVIDFGTDYGIWARYGTGTWALLSSATPESMASGDIDG from the coding sequence ATGAAACGTACACTTGTAAAATTTGTTAACGGTTTTGCAGTATTATGCGCCCTGGCGTTATTTGCCGGATGGGCGGAAGCTGTGACGTACCATGTTAATAATACCGACCCTTCTGCGAGCGACAGCAATCCGGGGACAGCAGCCCTTCCCTGGTTAACCATCCAGAAAGCAGCCAATACCGTGGTAGCAGGAGATATCGTTATAGTAAATCCCGGCGATTATAACGAAAGGATATCATTTACACAAGGCCACTCAGGAAACGCGGAAAATAAGATAATTTTTAGAGCCGAGCCGAGAAGAAGCGTGACCATCCAGGGTTTTTACACCCTCTTTTGTAATTATCTGCGCATCGAGGGTTTTAATATCACCAACTCAAACCCGGGGAATATCGAAGGCCCCGGGATCCTTATACGCAGCCACAATGTGGAAGTTGTGGATAATTATATTTACGAGATTAAAGGTAATGCCGCGATCGGCGGATATTGGGGAAAGCCGTGGTTTAATAATTGCTATATAGCCGGCAATAAGATATACCGCTGCCAGGCCGGGATCCATGTGCAGGGCGATAATTGGGTGGTGGAACACAACGAAGTGGAACGGCTCTATGAGTGGTCAACTATGGATCCTGCGGGGGGCTGGCATTTTCTTGATTGCGATTATTCCAGGTTTTTTGGAAATAATATAATCATTTCATCGAATCACTTTCACGGTGCCGTCCTATCTGAAGTGGGCGCCTCCCATGTAGACGGGTTTCAAACCTTTACGAGAAACGGAGAGTACGCAAGCAATGTAACAATAGAAGGAAATATAATTGAGGGTTTTTTCAATCAAGGGGCAATGATCATGGACGAGGGCGAAGGTACGGGCTATGTAAACAACATCGTCATCAAAAACAATATATTCAAGGACGGTGTTTCATGGGGAATATGCGTGATGAAAAACGTAAAAGATGTGCTTGTCGCCAATAATGTGTTTTTCAACATAGAGACCGTTGTGAACGGCCACCCGGAAGGTATCGGTGTCGGCATAAGGGAAGAAAGCAGCGGCAGAATATATAATAATATCTTTTATTCCACTGTTACCGCAATCGGCACCGACGCCACTTGTACGGTGGAGGAGGATAACAATTTATTTTATGATATATATTCCGATTTCCCGGATCGCGCACCTCATGACATATGGAACACCGACCCTCAATTCCTGAATCCCGCAGACAATGACTTTCGTCTGCTTTCTACCTCGCCCGCTATAGATAGCGGCAGAACGGTGGATATCTCAACGGATTTTGAAGGCACCTCCCGGCCGCAAGGGAGCAGATACGATATCGGAGCGTATGAATTCGCTATTGATGATTATACCCCTTATCCTATCCTTATCGCAAACCTCGACGGCGATAACCTCGGCGATATAGTAATAGATTTCGGCACCGATTACGGCATATGGGCCAGGTACGGTACAGGCACATGGGCGCTACTTAGCTCCGCCTCCCCGGAGGCGATGGCCTCAGGCGACATTGACGGTAACGGTAAGGACGATATAGTGATCGATTTCGGGTCTGATTACGGCATATGGATACTAGGCGATAGCGGCCTATGGACCAGGGTGAGCGATGTGGACCCCGGGTCTATCGTAACGGGAGACCTGGACGGCGATAACCTCGGAGATATAGTTATCGACTTCGGCGCTGATTACGGCATATGGGCCAGGTACGGTACAGGCACATGGGCGCTACTTAGCTCCGCTACCCCGGAGGCGATGGCCTCGGGCGACATTGACGGTAACGGCAAGGACGATATAGTGATCGACTTCGGGCCTGATTACGGCATATGGATACTCGGTGATAACGGCCTATGGACCAGGGTGAGCGATGTGGACCCGGGGTCTATCGTAACGGGAGACCTCGACGGCGAT
- a CDS encoding Ig-like domain-containing protein, with the protein MNNDSSIQHKVLRDIVMTAVCVITLYLFPIPAASALPPVFDPIPDKVVAEGSALTFDVSAVDADNDTITYGAADLPSGATFSGNTFTWTPDYTQAGTYTITLTADDGNGGIDTKGVNITVTDNNRVPIVQDLAVYTDEDIAVAVTLTGSDADGDPLVYRVTSGPQHGTVSGSAPGLTYAPAADYNGTDTFTYAANDGKGDSIEGTVTVTVRREGVALKVKPGFLPIYDGEPGSYTTPNSQYVIQSPGEGLDGSVGLLLTPDNWHSPAIKLQSPAYRSNFMLYDALEFYFRSPSADPGDPTIRLNKWPGMNSNTLPIKQYIEGGVIDNTYRLVHIPLSDFVTDTWDLAGGETIYFNLDPLKRTYYVDKMQLRDTTPLHIESITVETEHIIRITTDGRYDLSASRIRSNYLLASADDPAYAAGAVPLDTGAHIRYLGHEPGADITNPTNRYDILLYFRDALKEGGLYTLSVNGINDTAGNALVPVSFDFTYTDDRTVPFIKINQEGYIPGHPKHGYVGWYFGDLGGGAWAVGEEGLIFSYDKELGWQRMASPVTTTLRAVAATREDDIWAVGDGGTIVHYDGTAWSQVASPTGQDLYGISFSMTNSGWAVGANGTIIRYRDGAWENVTSPVSVTLRSVWFGSDNDGVAVGNSGTIIRYDGTTWKSSKTITTEDLYAVAGRKGFGVQTIVGARGTIIVDQWGLKIAASSGMVDVTLRGLAINPNRPPANTYAAGDNGTLLSINRDGLTYKVESSGTTETLHSVAFLENRQWWAAGTNGAMVSVTDKGIGTQSLDDATILAVTAVPFGEMRLPKVTPEIEIRDAGTGHTVRRIPLVLQAANYFLSGEDVYTFDFSDITASGTYRAYLKGYGYSYPFTIGPAALNKTAYHTSRVFYYDRSGQPLETPYSDPRFVRTMDHDASIDAAFHESLLDSPLYNGETVCPLIIKDRAAVPAASMVDMTGGWFDAGDYGKYVTSACAPVWRLLTAYEIAPNKFKEDWNIPESGNGIPDILDEAKWEIDFLVKMQAPDGGVYNKVVAQTWEAGTPEASDIGGYPVRYIMAKTTGDTALAGAIYANAARVWKRFDKALSLEYLRRAELAWEFLKQHPTQVPVGGYQVPAGHHSGPYPDPEDIDNRAWLAAELYRTTGKTEYREYYETLYNTSTLVSGWGWNDFQHSGKEGQWAYLRSTWPDVNESTRTSIRNTFIKNSEDLRKKTEASVYRVSARHDVPEWVGWGTLGQNTCESYILLLGWFVSGDQRFYDAACINADIVLGANPLSTSFISGVGTVYPKDPLHNQSRFDNVDDPIPGIHVFGAYAHATFSNAWYAEAQSDRNNYPSIEQVGEPYPVFRRWADENTQVGYNEFGIGSQTATAAVFNILRGDTAPNEPPVAQPDTIKTTKDTAVPVTLNASDEEVAPLTYTITSGPSHGTLSGIAPELIYTPDTDYSGTDSFSFKVHDGYTDSNVAVISLAVGMENAPPVAYSLSLTMTGNEPRPLILSASDADGDTLSYIIVADPRHGSLSGTAPDLTYIPDTGYEGSDTFTYKANDGADDSNIATVSVTISAMNGLPDLSGIPSTLVKNEADTITCAELEKATDIDGDALTYTYSDWVTMLPYTTTYTDSGTHIIRVEVSDGTGSVSKDIEVTVNNINRAPSASDRSVSTARNTAKAVALGAADDDNDPLVYTIVSDPGHGSLTGTPPDITYTPAVDYSGTDSFTFKANDGLDDSNTATVSITVIGEKVHYVDANSGNDANDGLSEGTPWKTIQKAATAMPAGSTCLVSAGTYTERVAVNKSGLSAASPTVFRAAGPGAVVNGGFTVKRSSGVISYIVIDGFEITNPAADDELNGSGITLFDAQSCEALNNYIHDTVWPGIQLDTWSGSASNNLSNNKITNNRIVRAGTYCGILVKGRNNRVEKNDISGVVQNPLWPIISTVDGSDADGIKVEGIGHIFKDNYIHDIRFSDPGNSNIAGAPHIDGIQLCETGSNLTFDKNRIILLDPGPSGNTEMCTQGIYIDAPGTVQNVTITNNVIQVIQPINLITVKNATIEHNTLIPGTSPVVWDNTRTPHGIEINGCSGTIKVKNNIIYGNWNLTNHYYLTVDGSQPVMDVGYNAYFRIKGTRGASAVNDKNTDPKFVLIPSGDRDPWDLHLQSTSPLIDAGIALSEITDDLDSNTRPHGAGFDIGAYEYVDTVSSAYPLPLFIGRLNAAGKNSMAIDFGSEYGTWIRYDDGTWAGLSIMSPEIMTGADTDANGIDDLVIDFGPSCGIWLYMNNASWEELNSLDSEAITTGRFDDDDFDDIAIDFGQDHGIWVKHGDGTWEMISDISSESMVAGDVNGNGKDEIVIDFGQEYGIWVRHDDGTWDLISVVDPECLASGDIDGDSKAEVIIDFGPNHGIWVRHDDGTWDLISVVDPECLASGDIDGDSKAEIIIDFGPNYGIWVRHDDGTWDLISVVDPECLASGDIDGDSKAEIIIDFGPNHGIWARHDDGTWDLVSGVSPDLMAAGDLDGDGKDDLVIDFGTENGIWLKYGNGDWERLHDLSP; encoded by the coding sequence ATGAATAACGATAGTTCCATACAACACAAGGTCCTGCGCGATATCGTAATGACGGCCGTATGCGTCATAACGCTGTACCTCTTCCCCATACCGGCAGCGTCCGCGCTCCCGCCCGTATTCGACCCGATCCCGGATAAGGTCGTCGCCGAAGGAAGCGCCCTTACCTTTGATGTAAGCGCCGTTGATGCCGATAATGATACCATCACATATGGCGCAGCGGACCTGCCTTCCGGGGCAACGTTCAGCGGCAACACCTTCACCTGGACTCCCGACTATACCCAGGCAGGTACATATACGATAACGCTCACTGCGGATGATGGGAACGGCGGGATCGATACCAAAGGCGTGAATATCACGGTAACCGATAATAACAGGGTACCGATCGTGCAGGACCTTGCCGTCTATACGGATGAAGATATCGCTGTGGCCGTTACTCTTACCGGCAGCGATGCGGACGGGGACCCTCTCGTCTACCGGGTCACATCCGGTCCGCAGCATGGTACCGTATCAGGGTCCGCCCCGGGTCTGACATACGCTCCTGCCGCTGACTATAACGGCACGGATACATTCACCTATGCGGCGAATGACGGTAAGGGGGATTCGATTGAGGGAACGGTGACGGTCACGGTCCGGCGTGAGGGAGTTGCGCTGAAGGTGAAACCGGGCTTCCTCCCCATATATGACGGGGAACCCGGCTCATATACCACGCCGAACAGCCAATACGTCATACAGAGCCCGGGGGAAGGGCTCGACGGCAGCGTCGGGTTGCTCTTGACGCCCGACAACTGGCACTCCCCTGCGATCAAACTGCAGAGCCCGGCATACCGCTCTAATTTCATGCTTTATGATGCGCTGGAGTTCTACTTCAGGTCGCCGTCCGCAGACCCCGGGGACCCGACCATTCGTCTGAATAAATGGCCGGGCATGAATAGCAACACGCTTCCGATCAAACAATATATAGAAGGCGGCGTTATAGATAACACCTATCGGCTTGTACATATCCCTCTATCCGACTTCGTCACGGACACCTGGGACCTTGCCGGGGGCGAGACGATATATTTTAATCTGGATCCGTTAAAAAGGACTTACTATGTCGATAAGATGCAGTTAAGGGACACAACGCCTCTGCACATCGAAAGTATTACGGTCGAGACCGAGCATATCATCCGGATCACCACTGACGGACGCTATGATCTCTCTGCATCCCGTATCAGGTCGAATTATCTCCTCGCGAGCGCGGATGACCCTGCGTACGCCGCCGGGGCCGTTCCGCTCGACACAGGCGCGCATATCCGGTACCTCGGCCATGAGCCCGGCGCCGATATCACCAATCCCACGAACAGGTACGATATCCTTCTATACTTCCGCGATGCCCTAAAGGAGGGAGGCCTTTACACATTGAGCGTGAACGGCATAAATGACACTGCCGGCAACGCCCTGGTCCCGGTGTCGTTCGACTTCACCTACACCGATGACCGCACTGTTCCGTTCATCAAGATCAACCAGGAGGGGTACATACCCGGCCATCCGAAACATGGATACGTCGGATGGTACTTTGGCGACCTCGGGGGCGGCGCCTGGGCGGTCGGAGAGGAAGGGTTGATCTTCTCATACGACAAAGAGCTCGGGTGGCAGCGTATGGCAAGCCCTGTCACGACGACGCTTCGCGCAGTCGCCGCTACGCGCGAGGATGATATCTGGGCTGTCGGTGACGGCGGGACGATAGTCCACTATGACGGTACGGCCTGGAGCCAGGTAGCCTCTCCGACAGGCCAGGACCTGTACGGCATATCTTTCAGTATGACGAACTCCGGATGGGCGGTCGGTGCCAACGGCACGATAATACGATACCGCGATGGCGCATGGGAAAACGTAACAAGCCCCGTCTCCGTCACCCTGCGCTCCGTCTGGTTCGGGAGTGACAATGACGGGGTCGCCGTCGGGAACAGCGGCACCATCATCAGGTATGACGGCACGACATGGAAAAGTTCAAAGACCATCACTACCGAAGATCTCTATGCGGTCGCAGGCCGGAAGGGTTTCGGCGTACAGACGATCGTCGGGGCCCGCGGGACGATCATCGTAGATCAATGGGGGCTTAAGATCGCCGCATCTTCCGGCATGGTAGATGTGACGCTCCGCGGTTTGGCTATCAACCCTAACCGTCCGCCTGCAAATACCTACGCCGCAGGGGATAACGGAACGCTCTTATCCATAAACCGCGACGGCCTGACATATAAGGTAGAATCGAGCGGTACAACCGAAACACTCCACTCTGTCGCGTTCCTTGAGAACCGGCAGTGGTGGGCGGCCGGCACGAACGGCGCGATGGTCTCCGTAACCGATAAAGGCATAGGTACGCAGTCACTCGATGACGCGACGATCCTCGCCGTCACGGCGGTCCCATTCGGCGAGATGCGCCTGCCGAAGGTCACGCCGGAGATCGAGATCCGCGATGCCGGGACGGGCCATACGGTCAGGCGCATCCCGCTTGTGCTGCAGGCGGCCAACTACTTCCTCTCCGGAGAAGATGTATATACGTTCGACTTCAGCGACATCACCGCGAGCGGCACCTACAGGGCATACCTGAAGGGATACGGTTACAGCTATCCCTTCACGATAGGGCCCGCCGCGCTTAATAAGACCGCATACCACACTTCGCGCGTATTTTACTATGACCGGAGCGGTCAGCCGCTCGAGACACCATATTCGGATCCGAGATTCGTCCGGACGATGGACCACGATGCCTCGATCGACGCCGCATTCCATGAATCCCTGCTCGACTCGCCGCTCTATAACGGCGAGACCGTCTGCCCGCTCATCATCAAAGACCGCGCCGCCGTGCCCGCAGCCAGCATGGTAGATATGACAGGCGGCTGGTTCGATGCCGGCGACTACGGAAAGTACGTGACGTCCGCCTGCGCTCCTGTATGGCGGCTCCTAACCGCTTACGAGATCGCGCCGAATAAGTTCAAGGAAGACTGGAATATCCCGGAGAGCGGCAATGGCATCCCCGATATCCTCGATGAGGCAAAATGGGAGATCGACTTCTTAGTAAAAATGCAGGCACCTGACGGCGGCGTCTATAATAAAGTCGTTGCGCAAACCTGGGAGGCAGGCACGCCGGAGGCGTCGGACATCGGCGGATACCCTGTCCGCTACATCATGGCGAAAACGACCGGAGATACGGCACTAGCCGGGGCGATCTACGCCAATGCCGCACGTGTCTGGAAACGGTTCGACAAGGCGCTATCGCTGGAGTATCTGCGCCGCGCCGAACTTGCCTGGGAGTTCCTGAAACAGCATCCGACCCAGGTGCCGGTCGGGGGATACCAGGTACCGGCCGGTCACCATTCCGGACCGTATCCCGATCCCGAGGATATCGATAACCGTGCGTGGCTCGCGGCTGAACTCTACCGCACCACCGGAAAAACGGAGTACCGCGAATACTACGAAACCCTTTACAACACCAGTACGCTCGTCAGCGGATGGGGATGGAACGATTTCCAGCATTCCGGAAAGGAAGGGCAATGGGCATACCTGCGCTCTACGTGGCCGGATGTCAACGAGTCGACCCGCACAAGTATCAGGAATACGTTCATAAAGAATTCTGAGGATCTGAGGAAGAAGACGGAGGCGAGCGTCTATCGCGTAAGCGCCCGCCATGACGTCCCGGAATGGGTAGGGTGGGGAACGCTCGGCCAGAATACCTGCGAGTCATATATACTCCTTCTCGGTTGGTTCGTCTCGGGCGATCAACGATTTTACGACGCGGCCTGCATCAATGCGGATATCGTGCTCGGCGCAAATCCCTTATCAACATCATTCATCTCCGGGGTCGGCACCGTATACCCGAAAGACCCCCTGCATAATCAATCGAGATTTGATAACGTCGATGATCCTATACCGGGCATCCACGTCTTCGGCGCCTATGCCCACGCAACATTCTCAAACGCCTGGTATGCCGAGGCGCAGAGCGACAGGAACAACTATCCGTCGATCGAGCAGGTCGGTGAGCCGTATCCGGTCTTCAGACGCTGGGCCGATGAGAACACGCAGGTGGGATACAATGAATTCGGCATCGGCAGCCAGACGGCCACCGCCGCGGTCTTTAATATCCTGAGAGGCGACACGGCGCCGAACGAACCGCCCGTAGCACAGCCCGATACTATAAAGACGACAAAGGATACGGCCGTTCCCGTTACGCTCAACGCCAGCGATGAAGAGGTCGCCCCGCTCACCTATACCATCACGTCAGGGCCTTCGCACGGCACGCTGAGCGGGATAGCGCCCGAACTCATCTATACCCCGGATACCGACTACTCCGGCACCGACTCATTTTCTTTCAAGGTGCATGACGGATATACTGATTCAAACGTCGCGGTGATATCGCTCGCGGTAGGCATGGAGAACGCGCCCCCGGTCGCCTATTCCCTATCGCTCACCATGACCGGGAACGAACCGAGGCCGCTCATCCTCTCCGCCTCCGATGCCGATGGAGATACTCTCTCCTATATCATAGTTGCCGATCCCCGGCATGGGTCGTTATCAGGCACGGCGCCTGACCTTACATATATACCGGACACCGGCTACGAAGGGAGCGATACCTTTACCTATAAGGCAAATGACGGCGCGGACGATTCGAATATAGCAACTGTATCGGTCACGATATCTGCAATGAACGGTCTCCCCGATCTAAGCGGTATCCCGTCGACCCTTGTGAAGAATGAGGCCGATACGATCACGTGCGCAGAGCTCGAGAAAGCCACCGATATAGACGGTGATGCCCTGACCTATACCTATAGCGATTGGGTGACAATGCTACCTTATACTACGACATACACCGATAGCGGCACTCACATCATCCGCGTAGAAGTATCTGACGGCACAGGTTCGGTTAGCAAGGATATCGAAGTCACCGTAAATAATATCAACCGCGCCCCTTCTGCATCCGACCGATCGGTCTCGACTGCTAGAAATACGGCAAAGGCGGTCGCTTTAGGGGCCGCCGATGACGATAACGACCCGCTTGTCTATACGATAGTCTCGGACCCGGGGCACGGGTCATTGACCGGCACACCTCCTGATATCACCTATACTCCGGCAGTTGACTATAGCGGCACCGATTCGTTCACCTTTAAGGCAAATGACGGCCTTGACGATTCCAACACCGCTACCGTTTCGATCACAGTGATCGGCGAAAAGGTCCACTATGTCGACGCCAATTCAGGCAACGATGCCAACGACGGCCTCTCGGAAGGGACTCCGTGGAAGACGATACAGAAGGCCGCCACTGCCATGCCTGCGGGCAGTACCTGTCTGGTCTCTGCCGGCACCTACACGGAAAGGGTGGCTGTAAATAAATCCGGCCTATCCGCGGCCTCCCCCACCGTCTTCAGGGCAGCGGGTCCCGGCGCAGTGGTGAACGGAGGTTTTACCGTCAAGAGATCCTCCGGCGTGATCTCATATATCGTTATAGACGGGTTCGAAATAACCAACCCGGCGGCGGATGATGAGCTCAACGGTTCCGGCATAACGCTATTTGACGCGCAATCCTGCGAGGCCCTTAACAACTATATCCATGATACCGTGTGGCCCGGCATCCAGTTAGACACCTGGTCCGGAAGCGCGTCCAATAATCTCAGCAACAATAAGATCACGAATAACCGTATCGTGCGCGCGGGAACATACTGCGGGATCCTGGTAAAGGGACGGAATAACAGGGTAGAGAAGAACGATATAAGCGGGGTCGTGCAGAACCCTCTATGGCCCATCATCAGTACAGTGGACGGGTCGGATGCGGACGGGATCAAGGTGGAAGGCATCGGCCATATATTCAAAGATAATTACATCCACGACATAAGGTTCAGCGACCCGGGGAACAGCAATATCGCGGGCGCGCCGCACATAGACGGCATCCAGCTTTGTGAGACGGGATCCAATCTCACATTTGACAAAAACCGCATAATTTTACTGGACCCGGGGCCATCCGGCAATACAGAGATGTGCACACAGGGGATATATATAGATGCGCCCGGCACCGTACAGAATGTGACCATCACGAATAACGTGATCCAGGTCATCCAGCCGATCAATCTGATAACCGTTAAGAACGCGACCATCGAGCATAACACGCTCATACCCGGCACATCGCCCGTAGTTTGGGATAATACCCGCACTCCTCACGGAATAGAGATCAACGGCTGTTCCGGCACGATAAAAGTAAAGAATAATATCATCTACGGTAATTGGAACCTGACCAACCATTATTATCTGACGGTGGACGGCTCTCAGCCGGTCATGGATGTAGGATATAATGCCTATTTCCGGATAAAAGGCACGAGAGGCGCATCTGCCGTAAACGATAAAAATACGGACCCGAAATTCGTTCTCATACCCTCCGGCGACAGGGATCCGTGGGACCTGCACCTGCAATCCACCTCGCCTCTCATCGACGCCGGCATTGCGCTGAGCGAGATCACGGACGATCTGGATAGTAACACAAGGCCGCATGGTGCCGGGTTCGATATAGGCGCATATGAATATGTCGACACCGTATCTTCCGCATACCCCCTCCCTCTCTTCATCGGCCGCTTAAATGCCGCTGGCAAAAATTCCATGGCGATAGACTTTGGCTCAGAGTACGGCACATGGATAAGGTACGATGACGGCACCTGGGCCGGACTCAGTATAATGAGCCCCGAGATTATGACCGGGGCCGACACGGACGCAAACGGCATAGACGACCTGGTCATCGACTTCGGCCCCTCCTGCGGCATATGGCTCTACATGAATAATGCCTCCTGGGAGGAGCTCAACAGCCTCGATTCAGAAGCTATCACCACGGGAAGGTTCGATGACGATGACTTTGATGACATAGCGATCGACTTCGGCCAGGACCACGGCATATGGGTTAAGCACGGGGACGGCACATGGGAGATGATAAGCGATATAAGCTCCGAATCGATGGTCGCCGGGGACGTGAACGGTAACGGCAAGGATGAGATAGTCATCGACTTCGGCCAGGAATATGGTATATGGGTACGGCATGATGACGGCACGTGGGACCTTATAAGCGTCGTAGACCCGGAATGCCTGGCCTCGGGCGACATAGACGGCGACTCGAAAGCAGAGGTCATCATCGACTTCGGCCCGAATCACGGCATATGGGTCAGGCATGATGACGGCACGTGGGACCTTATAAGCGTCGTAGACCCGGAATGCCTGGCCTCGGGCGACATAGACGGCGACTCGAAGGCCGAGATCATCATCGACTTCGGCCCGAATTACGGCATATGGGTCAGGCATGATGACGGCACGTGGGACCTTATAAGCGTCGTAGACCCGGAATGCCTGGCCTCGGGCGACATAGACGGCGACTCGAAGGCCGAGATCATCATCGACTTCGGCCCGAATCACGGCATATGGGCCAGGCACGATGACGGCACGTGGGACCTGGTGAGCGGCGTAAGCCCCGACTTGATGGCCGCCGGGGACCTTGACGGAGACGGCAAAGACGACCTGGTCATCGACTTCGGCACAGAGAACGGTATCTGGCTTAAGTACGGTAATGGTGATTGGGAGCGGCTCCATGACTTAAGTCCCTAA